The Lucilia cuprina isolate Lc7/37 chromosome 5, ASM2204524v1, whole genome shotgun sequence genome includes a window with the following:
- the LOC111675607 gene encoding CLIP-associating protein: MAYRKPNDLDGFIQLMPKADMRVKALLAEDLVTFLSDDTNSVVCMDMGMLVDGLMPWLTGSHFKIAQKSLEAFTELIKRLGPDFNAYTATVLPHVIDRLGDSKDTVREKAQLLLQTLMEHKVLTPQVLLDKLAASCFKHKNAKVREEFLQTIVNTLNEYGTSQLSVRNYIQSICVLLGDPTVSVRDTAIQSLVEIYKHVGDRLRPDLRRMDDMPASKLAILEQKFDQIKGEGLLLKSAMLVTQTQNNNNNGHDEADNVAARERPTKIVKRTVSATMRSKNNIAAESAADAGAVTMEIFEASFEAVPQLNIFHPKDMDDIYRNILSIISDKNYDWEKRIDALKKIRSLLILNIQSQPQFFTVQLKELSISFLDILKEELRSQVIREACITIAFLSKTLHQKLDKFCEYILEQLILLIQNSAKVIASSSLLALKYIIKYTHAPKLIKIITETLQNSKSKDIRSALCEILCLLCDEWPTKAMERSAPLLRDIIKKSMSDADSEARRHSRRAYWVFRRHFPDLADQIYGTLDIAAQRALERERDGGGGGGGGGTEERRATVATASRIQRSPGALQKPAPGMRSVSAVDTAAAQRAKARAQYAFIARKKAANTGTSTTSSAATGSLPRPRTGAGQQQATTQSTVNSGISPRARGRAGVSQSQPGSRSTSPSSKLREQHVIGSYYRPTGTIPKKASGIPRSLASSRETSPTRGGGGGGVIMKRSMYTTGNSRRTPERNQPTRQLAAARLLQQSRDAENALADALSPDGSGGDYASMGDYGRDRGGYSAGARMGRKLMSREESDDSEASSVCSERSFDSSYTRGNNSNYSLSGSRNRLDWSWVRPPFEDIDTIIQYCASTHWSERKDGLISLTHYLADGKELTPQQLQLVLDTFRKMFMDTHTKVYSLFLETVTELILAYANDLHDWLFILLTRLFNKLGTELLNSMHGKIWKTLQVVHEYFPTDLQMKDVFRILSDSAQTPCTKTRIAILKFLTSLANTYCKNTDFPGAEEGIVLPIVEKTLLKIVQMAGDQKSLELRNQARHCLIALYNLNTPQMTKVLSTLPKGYQDSAKVCIQSHLRRSSTSGTNSPSSSPLSSSSPKPLQSPNVGGPFSSLQPQFTSPRSRQSSVTDNDLMLGYSEVDVQQNIQKTTEEIRNCFGGIENQYNSLANNSNGGGYNGHLSEALDSCASSNSKTQSATTTESNTPESTTMRLDGNLLEQHHKMTASTLGSGMGQTNSSSSSGVNLKFSDNGEIILENGTHESEIIKVALNLTPDMAVPQVQGALVNLGICIKSGNCELPNKHFRAIMKMLLNMLDASSNEVVVEALHVLSKILRRAQMKPNWINFVELILLKIINCYPKSKETMRELDMLIPRIVPALPLNLTINIVNPVIATGSYPVNLCALKLLTELADRHGSELTESQLDIVFPHLARLTDDYQSMVRKAAVFCIVKLYIVMGEEKVKPKLTMLNPSKVRLLNVYIEKQRGVSSGGGSSTKNSSASSS, encoded by the coding sequence ATGGCGTACAGAAAACCGAATGATTTGGATGGTTTCATACAGTTGATGCCAAAGGCAGATATGCGTGTTAAGGCGCTATTAGCAGAAGATCTAGTTACATTCCTTAGCGATGATACCAATTCGGTAGTGTGCATGGACATGGGCATGTTAGTCGATGGTCTAATGCCCTGGTTGACAGGGAGTCATTTTAAAATTGCACAAAAATCGTTGGAAGCATTTACGGAACTTATAAAAAGGCTGGGTCCTGACTTCAATGCCTACACCGCAACAGTTTTGCCGCATGTGATCGATCGTCTCGGCGACAGCAAAGACACAGTACGCGAGAAGGCTCAATTATTACTGCAAACATTAATGGAACACAAAGTTCTTACACCTCAGGTTTTGCTTGACAAATTAGCGGCCAgttgttttaaacataaaaatgcaaAGGTTCGTGAGGAGTTCCTGCAAACAATTGTAAATACGCTTAATGAGTACGGAACATCGCAGTTGAGTGTGCGTAACTATATTCAGTCAATATGTGTGTTACTTGGAGATCCTACTGTATCAGTTCGTGACACTGCTATACAATCATTAGTCGAAATATACAAACATGTTGGTGATCGTTTGCGGCCTGATTTGCGCCGAATGGATGATATGCCAGCATCGAAGTTGGCCATATTGGAGCAGAAATTTGATCAAATCAAAGGTGAGGGTTTGTTACTAAAGTCGGCAATGCTTGTAACTCAgacacaaaataataacaataatggcCATGATGAGGCCGACAACGTCGCAGCTCGTGAACGTCCCACAAAAATTGTTAAGCGTACTGTTTCTGCTACTATGCGCTCGAAAAATAATATCGCTGCTGAGAGTGCAGCCGATGCTGGAGCAGTCACCATGGAAATCTTTGAGGCTTCATTCGAGGCAGTGCCAcagttaaatatatttcatcCCAAAGACATGGACGACATTTACAGAAATATATTGTCAATAATCAGCGACAAGAATTATGACTGGGAGAAACGTATCGATGCTTTGAAGAAAATTCGGTCGCTtctaatattaaatatacagtCACAGCCTCAATTCTTTACGGTTCAGTTAAAAGAACTTTCGATatcatttttagatattttgaagGAAGAGCTGCGTTCACAAGTAATTCGAGAGGCTTGTATTACGATTGCCTTTTTGTCTAAAACACTTCACCAAAAATTGGACAAATTCTGCGAGTACATTTTAGAGCAATTAATACTTCTGATTCAGAATTCGGCTAAAGTCATTGCATCGTCTTCATTACTTGCattgaaatatataataaaatatacacatgCCCCTAAGCTTATCAAAATAATTACGGAAACATTGCAGAACTCTAAATCGAAGGATATTCGTTCAGctctatgcgaaattttgtgtttaCTGTGTGATGAGTGGCCGACTAAAGCAATGGAACGAAGTGCTCCTCTTTTACGTGACATAATTAAGAAGTCTATGAGCGATGCCGACAGTGAAGCACGACGACATTCGCGTCGAGCATATTGGGTGTTCCGTAGACACTTTCCAGATTTGGCTGATCAAATCTACGGAACTTTAGATATTGCTGCACAAAGAGCACTTgaaagagaaagagatggtGGAGGTGGCGGAGGAGGTGGTGGAACAGAAGAAAGGAGGGCCACCGTTGCAACGGCTTCGCGTATTCAGCGCTCTCCAGGTGCACTTCAGAAACCTGCTCCCGGTATGCGTAGTGTATCAGCCGTAGATACAGCAGCAGCACAACGTGCCAAAGCGCGTGCTCAATACGCATTTATAGCACGTAAAAAAGCCGCAAACACCGGTACGTCTACTACAAGTAGTGCTGCAACAGGATCTCTGCCTCGTCCGCGAACAGGCGCTGGTCAACAACAAGCAACGACTCAATCAACTGTAAATAGCGGAATTTCGCCTCGAGCTCGTGGAAGAGCAGGAGTATCTCAATCACAACCTGGATCTAGATCCACCTCTCCAAGTTCGAAGTTGCGCGAACAGCATGTTATTGGATCATATTATAGGCCAACTGGAACAATTCCAAAAAAAGCTTCGGGCATTCCAAGATCTTTGGCCAGTTCTAGAGAGACGAGTCCTACAAGAGGCGGAGGTGGTGGAGGTGTTATCATGAAGAGAAGTATGTATACTACCGGCAATTCTCGTCGTACTCCGGAGAGAAATCAACCAACCCGGCAACTGGCTGCTGCTAGATTGCTTCAACAAAGTAGAGATGCTGAAAATGCTCTTGCTGATGCCTTATCTCCTGATGGCAGTGGAGGAGATTACGCATCAATGGGTGATTACGGTCGTGATCGTGGTGGTTATTCGGCCGGTGCGCGTATGGGACGAAAACTAATGTCCCGCGAGGAATCTGATGATTCCGAAGCATCATCTGTGTGTTCTGAACGTTCGTTTGATTCCTCTTATACCCGAGGCAACAACTCAAATTATTCCCTGTCGGGATCCAGAAATCGGTTGGACTGGAGTTGGGTAAGGCCACCATTCGAAGATATTGATACGATTATCCAGTATTGTGCCTCCACACATTGGTCCGAGCGTAAAGATGGCCTCATTAGTCTTACACATTACCTCGCTGACGGCAAAGAGTTGACACCGCAACAATTGCAGTTGGTTCTTGACACGTTCCGTAAAATGTTTATGGACACACACACCAAAGTCTACTCGCTTTTCCTGGAGACGGTCACCGAACTTATATTGGCTTACGCCAACGACCTTCATGACTGGCTGTTTATACTGTTGACACGTCTCTTCAATAAACTTGGCACAGAGTTGTTGAACTCAATGCATGGAAAAATCTGGAAAACTTTACAAGTAGTTCATGAATACTTTCCAACCGATCTCCAAATGAAAGACGTCTTCCGCATCTTGTCTGATTCTGCACAGACACCTTGTACAAAGACACGTATTGCAATACTCAAATTTCTTACAAGCTTGGCCAACACGTATTGCAAAAATACAGATTTTCCTGGTGCTGAAGAAGGCATTGTTTTACCTATAGtcgaaaaaacacttttaaaaatcgTTCAAATGGCAGGAGACCAGAAAAGCCTCGAACTGCGGAATCAGGCACGTCACTGCCTCATAGCATTATACAATCTAAATACACCCCAGATGACTAAAGTGTTGTCGACCCTACCTAAAGGATATCAGGACTCTGCTAAGGTTTGCATACAGTCTCACTTGCGTCGCAGCAGCACATCGGGCACAAATTCACCCTCATCTTCTCCACTGTCAAGCTCCAGTCCAAAACCTTTGCAAAGTCCCAATGTCGGTGGGCCATTTTCATCACTTCAACCCCAATTCACAAGTCCTCGTTCACGCCAATCTTCAGTCACTGATAACGATTTGATGCTCGGCTACTCGGAGGTTGATGTTCAACAGAACATTCAAAAAACGACTGAGGAAATACGCAATTGCTTTGGCGGCATAGAAAACCAGTATAACTCTTTGGCCAATAACTCAAATGGTGGTGGCTACAACGGCCATTTAAGTGAAGCCCTCGATTCATGTGCCTCTTCGAACTCGAAGACTCAGTCGGCCACAACAACTGAATCAAACACACCAGAAAGCACAACAATGCGCTTAGATGGTAATTTATTGGAGCAACATCACAAAATGACAGCCAGTACGCTTGGTTCCGGTATGGGGCAAACCAACTCATCTTCATCGTCTGGAgtaaatcttaaattttccgATAATGGCGAAATTATCCTCGAAAATGGCACCCATGAGAGTGAGATCATTAAAGTGGCACTGAATCTTACACCTGACATGGCCGTACCTCAGGTTCAGGGCGCTCTCGTCAATCTGGGCATATGTATAAAAAGCGGCAACTGTGAACTACCCAATAAGCACTTCCGCGCCATCATGAAAATGCTACTAAACATGCTTGATGCCAGCTCAAATGAGGTAGTCGTGGAGGCTCTCCATGTGCTCTCCAAAATTCTCCGGCGGGCGCAAATGAAACCCAATTGGATTAATTTTGTCGAACTGATATTGCTAAAGATCATCAACTGCTATCCAAAGAGCAAGGAAACAATGCGCGAACTGGACATGCTAATACCTCGAATTGTACCAGCTCTGCCTCTAAACTTGACTATTAACATAGTGAATCCTGTGATTGCAACGGGCTCGTATCCAGTGAACCTGTGTGCCTTGAAATTGCTAACCGAATTGGCCGACCGCCACGGTTCAGAGTTGACCGAGTCACAGCTCGATATAGTATTTCCCCATTTGGCACGACTTACAGACGATTATCAGTCGATGGTGCGAAAAGCAGCAGTCTTTTGTATTGTCAAATTGTACATTGTTATGGGCGAGGAGAAGGTCAAGCCAAAGCTGACTATGCTAAATCCCAGCAAAGTTCGCCTTCTGAATGTATACATTGAGAAGCAACGCGGAGTGTCTAGCGGTGGAGGAAgttcaacaaaaaattcatCAGCATCATCTTCATGA